In the genome of Myroides phaeus, one region contains:
- a CDS encoding thioredoxin family protein, protein MRNFFFSMLGFFLGFVCIAQPKEITFSDLETLMEENPKPVVVFLHTDWCSYCALMEKKTFKDSEVVKELNKDFYYISFNAETKEDIKFKDHLFKFKKRGLKSGEHELALALGKQNSFPGLVILNSNLEIIYQYFSYLKPKQLLSILNLAN, encoded by the coding sequence ATGAGAAATTTCTTTTTTTCTATGTTAGGTTTTTTTCTTGGGTTTGTCTGTATAGCACAACCCAAGGAAATTACTTTTTCTGATTTAGAAACACTGATGGAAGAAAATCCAAAACCTGTTGTTGTGTTTTTACATACAGATTGGTGTAGTTACTGTGCTTTAATGGAAAAGAAAACATTTAAAGACAGTGAAGTTGTTAAAGAATTAAATAAGGATTTCTATTATATATCTTTTAATGCTGAAACAAAAGAAGATATAAAGTTCAAAGATCACCTATTTAAGTTTAAAAAGAGAGGATTAAAATCGGGTGAACACGAACTAGCTTTAGCCTTGGGAAAACAAAATAGCTTTCCCGGATTGGTTATCCTCAATTCAAATTTAGAGATTATATATCAATATTTTTCATACTTAAAACCAAAGCAGTTGTTAAGTATTCTGAATTTAGCGAACTAA
- a CDS encoding TonB-dependent receptor codes for MRIINSFLLALVCVLPTQAQTIKGKVSSGGRPLSFATVVLEGTNKGENSGEKGEYIFEKLKEGTYTVKAEFVGFKKSTKKVSVKEGEVVTVNFSLEEDSNLDEIVISGTLKPVLKSEAVVPVEIYTPAFFEKNPTSSLFDAVQMINGVQPQLNCNVCNTGDIHINGMEGAYTMILIDGMPIVSSLSTVYGLFGIPTNLIERVEVVKGPASSLYGTEAMGGIINVITKDPEHAAKLSVNAFTSTWLENNLDLGASYKVGKKVNGLFGGNYFKYGERKDKNNDGFTDVTLQDRVSLFNKFSLKRPDDKVASLALRYVYEDRWGGETNWQRKKHRGGEEVYAESIFTNRFEAIGMYQLPTTENIYTQFSYIYHQQNSMYGPESYDAKQQVAFAQAYWDKNIGNHSLLLGASFKYTYYDDNTRATGIYDENGLVKNEPDNRPIPGVFIQDEWTLNKQNKLLLGYRFDYDKDHYGIHSPRIGYKFTPNSNHTLRASFGTGFRVVNVFTEDHRALTGAREVVFAEKLDPEKSYNANLNYTVKLPTDFGVFNFDINGFYTYFTNKIDADTDTDQTKIIYGNLDGHAISQGVSLNVDVTFDFPLKLMAGATYMDVFRKEDGEHNQLYHAPKWSGNIIASYNFGSGFSADLTGDWKGPMRLPRVEDDYRPEYSPWTMLANIQVTKKFTNGLEIYGGVKNLFNTLPKEDTIARWWDPFGEPGNGVTPPPGRTDVIFEPNDYSYTPLQGIRGFIGVRYNIF; via the coding sequence ATGCGTATAATAAATAGTTTTTTGTTAGCCCTTGTTTGTGTATTACCCACTCAAGCACAAACAATAAAAGGGAAAGTATCTTCGGGAGGAAGGCCTCTGTCTTTTGCTACCGTCGTATTAGAAGGAACAAATAAGGGTGAAAACTCTGGAGAAAAGGGAGAATATATTTTTGAAAAGCTTAAAGAGGGTACTTACACAGTAAAAGCTGAGTTTGTTGGATTTAAGAAATCAACAAAAAAAGTTTCTGTTAAAGAAGGCGAAGTAGTCACTGTCAATTTCTCTTTAGAAGAAGATTCAAACTTAGATGAAATTGTGATTTCTGGAACATTAAAGCCAGTTTTAAAATCTGAAGCAGTCGTTCCAGTTGAAATTTATACACCAGCTTTTTTTGAAAAGAATCCAACATCAAGCTTATTTGATGCGGTACAAATGATTAATGGGGTTCAACCACAACTAAATTGTAATGTTTGTAACACAGGAGATATTCATATTAATGGTATGGAAGGAGCCTATACGATGATTTTAATTGACGGAATGCCAATTGTATCATCCCTTTCAACAGTTTACGGGTTATTTGGTATTCCTACTAATTTAATTGAAAGAGTAGAGGTGGTAAAAGGGCCAGCATCTTCTTTGTATGGTACAGAAGCAATGGGTGGTATTATAAATGTTATCACAAAGGATCCAGAGCACGCTGCAAAATTAAGTGTTAATGCATTTACATCTACTTGGTTAGAAAACAATTTAGACTTAGGTGCAAGTTATAAAGTAGGAAAAAAGGTAAATGGGTTATTTGGTGGAAATTATTTCAAATACGGAGAGCGAAAAGATAAAAATAATGATGGATTTACGGATGTTACCTTACAAGATCGTGTATCGTTGTTTAATAAGTTTTCTTTAAAAAGGCCAGATGACAAAGTTGCAAGTTTAGCGTTGCGTTATGTATATGAAGACCGTTGGGGAGGAGAAACTAATTGGCAACGTAAAAAGCATAGAGGAGGAGAAGAGGTTTATGCTGAAAGTATTTTCACTAATCGTTTTGAGGCAATCGGAATGTATCAATTGCCAACAACTGAGAATATTTATACTCAATTCTCGTATATCTATCATCAACAAAACTCTATGTATGGTCCAGAATCTTATGATGCAAAACAACAAGTAGCTTTTGCGCAAGCTTATTGGGATAAGAATATCGGAAACCATAGTTTGTTATTAGGAGCATCTTTTAAATACACTTATTACGATGACAATACTCGTGCTACGGGAATTTATGACGAAAATGGTTTAGTGAAAAATGAACCAGATAACAGACCAATTCCAGGAGTATTTATTCAAGACGAATGGACTTTAAATAAACAAAATAAGTTGTTATTAGGATATCGTTTTGATTATGACAAAGATCACTATGGGATTCATTCACCACGTATTGGATATAAGTTTACACCAAATTCAAACCACACATTACGTGCAAGTTTTGGAACAGGTTTCCGCGTTGTAAATGTGTTTACAGAAGATCATAGAGCCTTAACAGGGGCAAGAGAAGTTGTGTTTGCAGAAAAGTTAGACCCAGAAAAATCATACAATGCCAATTTAAACTATACAGTTAAATTGCCAACTGATTTTGGGGTATTTAATTTTGATATCAATGGTTTCTATACCTATTTTACAAATAAAATTGATGCAGATACGGATACAGATCAAACTAAAATTATCTATGGAAACTTAGATGGACATGCGATATCACAAGGGGTATCGTTAAATGTTGATGTAACATTTGACTTTCCATTGAAGTTGATGGCGGGTGCTACTTATATGGATGTGTTTAGAAAAGAAGATGGAGAACACAACCAACTTTACCACGCACCTAAATGGTCAGGAAATATTATTGCAAGTTATAATTTTGGAAGTGGATTTAGTGCAGATTTAACTGGAGATTGGAAAGGTCCGATGCGTTTGCCAAGAGTAGAAGATGATTATAGACCAGAATATTCTCCTTGGACTATGTTAGCTAATATACAAGTAACTAAGAAATTTACTAATGGACTTGAGATTTATGGAGGAGTGAAAAACTTATTTAATACCCTTCCTAAAGAAGATACTATTGCTCGTTGGTGGGATCCATTTGGAGAACCTGGAAATGGTGTAACACCTCCTCCTGGTCGCACAGATGTTATTTTTGAACCAAATGATTATAGTTACACACCATTACAAGGTATTCGTGGATTTATTGGTGTACGTTACAATATTTTTTAA